From Danio rerio strain Tuebingen ecotype United States chromosome 7, GRCz12tu, whole genome shotgun sequence, the proteins below share one genomic window:
- the znf507 gene encoding zinc finger protein 507: MLHSRHFESRVKHFFHPRNKSSASRAARPKIRHNCCIRMEDSSGVAVLVPHSRGQQDTVFIPDRCLLGVEDQQRQQQKQAADSLIQVIEKLSKIVEKRPRRCTISGKKRPPITCASVSVPDIRDDTKGTTPSKKPREQRDDRLASSSTTGHLIKQGPSSPGARTVTCYQCSMCRFISPTLEQLKEHLLCHDEQHSDLILMCSECQFTSNHQEEVVAHVRLHLEEGDHARCILDEQGTELARSVHQKTAVLRAISLESEKTSTPKKWYSFEQGRYRCLICNYECRQQRNLKTHAWKHAGLVDCSYPIFEDETECPETLQSASPPLIPPCKEDTIVVLAAVGGKSQTLHSSSSLQLELCASPEMKHHEETQALKTVETKIPVINHLFSFKDSEERLMEVQVTPEAQMELELETDSQHAVSDSLLSSAQKIINCSGNSAGHVNVIVERLPSAEEPVSSKSLLLSPEVGGDKTLLDSEEQELESQHHPVYYKQKEDVVISWNGEDGQQGEETISSGSPSDENVPPVRRRTYSESLRLHSLAAEVLVAMPMRAPELSKTTAKGIHDLSTQSPDTGQRMVETDTANPKSSSGELNGGESTALINLGLQGSKDSREVLVEGPSKAGISMSLLTVIERLQERSDQNTSDEDILKELQDNAQSQHAGGVPGGVAVSGDVSTADSLVEYIAGSERPYRCRLCLYSSGNKGYIKQHLRVHRQRQPYQCPICEHIACDSKDLERHMIHHFKPRLYSCKQCTERFHYKSQLRNHERDGHGIDDISSSLTHAEESTAIMEESAKMTDEDPVGEQSVFKCDVCDYTSSTYVGVRNHRRIHNSDKPYRCCSCDFATTNMNSLKSHMKRHPQEHQAMQLLEQYRCSLCGYVCSHPPSLKSHMWKHAGDQNYNYEQVNKAINEAISQSSRSPSVKSTPEPAVERPYIVLSRKDKVCPEGSSGSTGAEGNPVSGSSTRDQSGGTVAWRSSSGQTRAGMEYCVLLFCCCICGFESTSKEQLMEHMKQHEGDLISIILSKENQATETSKSQ, encoded by the exons ATGCTCCATTCTCGCCATTTTGAGTCCAGAGTGAAGCACTTTTTTCACCCCAGGAATAAAAGCAGCGCATCACGAGCAGCGAGGCCAAAGATCAGACACAACTGCTGCATCA GAATGGAAGACAGCAGTGGTGTTGCTGTTCTTGTGCCTCACTCTAGAGGCCAGCAGGACACAGTCTTCATTCCCGACAGATGTCTTCTTGGTGTCGAGGACCAGCAACGCCAGCAGCAGAAGCAGGCCGCTGACTCTCTTATTCAGGTCATTGAGAAGCTTAGCAAAATTGTGGAGAAGCGACCCAGACGATgcaccatctctgggaaaaagaGACCCCCAATTACTTGTGCTTCTGTAAGTGTTCCAGACATCAGGGATGACACTAAAGGGACCACACCTTCTAAGAAACCCAGAGAGCAAAGGGATGACCGCCTGGCATCCAGCAGCACAACTGGGCACTTGATCAAACAGGGGCCTTCAAGTCCAGGTGCCCGGACTGTTACGTGCTACCAGTGCAGTATGTGTCGATTTATATCTCCTACGTTGGAGCAGTTGAAAGAGCATCTGCTCTGTCATGACGAGCAGCACAGCGACCTCATCCTCATGTGTTCAGAATGCCAGTTCACTTCAAACCACCAAGAAGAAGTGGTAGCACATGTAAGACTCCATCTGGAGGAGGGCGACCATGCAAGATGCATCCTAGATGAGCAAGGAACAGAATTGGCAAGAAGCGTGCACCAGAAGACAGCGGTTTTGAGGGCAATCAGCTTGGAATCTGAGAAGACGTCCACACCGAAGAAGTGGTACAGCTTTGAGCAGGGTCGGTACCGTTGTCTCATCTGCAACTATGAATGCAGACAGCAGCGTAATCTGAAGACCCACGCATGGAAACATGCTGGCCTTGTTGACTGCTCGTACCCCATATTTGAAGATGAGACCGAATGTCCTGAGACTTTACAGAGCGCAAGTCCTCCTTTAATTCCACCCTGTAAAGAGGACACCATTGTTGTACTTGCAGCAGTTGGAGGAAAATCCCAGACCCTGCACAGCTCCTCAAGCCTGCAGCTAGAGCTTTGCGCTTCCCCAGAAATGAAGCATCATGAGGAGACACAAGCTTTGAAAACAGTGGAGACCAAAATCCCAGTAATCAATcaccttttttcttttaaagactCTGAGGAGCGCTTGATGGAGGTCCAGGTAACACCAGAGGCGCAAATGGAGCTGGAGTTGGAGACTGATAGCCAACACGCAGTCTCTGACAGTCTTCTTTCTTCAGCGCAGAAGATTATCAACTGCAGCGGCAACAGCGCCGGCCATGTTAACGTCATTGTGGAGCGACTTCCCTCTGCTGAAGAACCAGTGTCAAGCAAATCTCTGCTCCTCAGCCCAGAAGTAGGAGGAGACAAGACTCTTCTTGACTCTGAGGAGCAAGAGTTAGAGAGCCAACACCACCCTGTGTACTATAAACAAAAGGAGGATGTTGTGATCTCCTGGAATGGAGAGGATGGACAACAGGGTGAGGAGACAATATCTTCTGGATCTCCCTCAGATGAAAATGTGCCACCAGTTCGCAGGAGGACTTACTCAGAGTCTCTTCGGCTGCATTCTTTGGCAGCAGAGGTCTTGGTGGCCATGCCCATGAGGGCCCCGGAGCTTAGCAAGACCACTGCAAAAGGTATACATGACCTGAGTACTCAAAGCCCTGATACAGGTCAGAGAATGGTGGAGACTGACACTGCCAACCCTAAATCATCCTCAGGAGAGCTCAATGGTGGAGAATCAACTGCTCTTATTAACCTTGGCCTCCAGGGTTCAAAAGATTCTCGAGAAGTGCTAGTCGAGGGACCTTCCAAGGCAGGCATCAGCATGTCTCTTTTAACAGTCATCGAGCGACTGCAGGAGCGTTCTGACCAAAACACTTCAGACGAGGACATTCTAAAGGAATTGCAGGACAATGCCCAGAGCCAACACGCTGGTGGAGTTCCTGGAGGTGTTGCTGTGTCTGGTGATGTTTCTACTGCAGACAGTCTGGTTGAATACATCGCTGGGAGCGAGAGGCCCTACCGCTGTAGATTGTGCCTCTACAGCAGCGGAAATAAGGGCTACATCAAGCAGCACCTACGTGTACATAGACAGAGACAGCCCTACCAGTGCCCCATCTGTGAGCATATAGCCTGTGACAGCAAGGACCTGGAACGTCACATGATCCACCACTTCAAGCCCCGCTTGTATAGCTGCAAACAGTGCACAGAGAGGTTCCATTACAAG AGTCAGCTGAGGAACCACGAGAGAGATGGACATGGGATAGACGACATCAGCAGTTCACTGACCCACGCTGAAGAAAGCACAGCAATCATGGAGGAATCAGCCAAGATGACAGATGAAG ATCCAGTTGGCGAGCAGAGTGTGTTCAAATGTGACGTGTGTGACTACACCAGCTCCACGTATGTTGGTGTGCGCAACCATCGGCGAATCCACAACTCTGATAAACCCTACAG GTGCTGCAGCTGTGATTTCGCCACTACTAATATGAATAGCCTGAAGAGCCACATGAAGAGACATCCGCAGGAACACCAGGCCATGCAGCTGCTGGAGCAGTACAG GTGCTCGCTGTGCGGTTACGTGTGCAGCCACCCACCCTCTCTCAAATCCCACATGTGGAAACATGCTGGAGATCAGAATTATAACTATGAGCAAGTCAACAAGGCCATCAACGAGGCCATTTCCCAGAGCAGCCG atCTCCATCTGTAAAGTCGACACCTGAGCCAGCAGTCGAGCGTCCTTACATTGTCTTAAGCAGAAAAGACAAAGTGTGCCCTGAAGGGTCTTCAGGTTCAACCGGAGCAGAGGGCAACCCAGTGAGTGGGTCGTCCACCAGGGATCAGAGTGGCGGGACTGTGGCATGGCGGAGCAGCTCTGGCCAAACGCGAGCAGGTATGGAGTACTGTGTGCTGCTCTTTTGCTGCTGTATCTGTGGCTTCGAGTCGACCAGTAAAGAGCAGCTGATGGAGCACATGAAACAGCACGAGGGAGATCTGATCAGCATCATCCTGAGCAAAGAAAATCAGGCCACAGAAACCAGCAAAAGCCAGTGA